In the Chroococcidiopsis sp. SAG 2025 genome, one interval contains:
- a CDS encoding EutN/CcmL family microcompartment protein yields MQIAQVRGTVVSTHKEPSLRGAKLLLLQFIDADGRLLPKYEVAADWIGAGVDEWVLVSRGSAARQIDGNQSRPLDALVVGIIDTVSVDNRNLYSKREQDRSSFP; encoded by the coding sequence ATGCAAATCGCTCAAGTTCGGGGTACGGTTGTCAGTACCCACAAAGAACCAAGTTTGCGAGGAGCCAAGCTACTGTTGTTGCAATTTATCGATGCTGACGGTCGCCTGCTACCTAAATATGAGGTAGCAGCCGATTGGATAGGTGCTGGTGTGGATGAGTGGGTTTTAGTTAGTCGCGGCAGTGCTGCCCGTCAGATCGACGGCAATCAATCGCGTCCCCTAGATGCATTGGTAGTAGGAATTATCGATACTGTCAGCGTAGACAATCGCAACCTGTACAGCAAAAGAGAGCAAGATCGATCGAGCTTTCCTTAG
- a CDS encoding ribulose bisphosphate carboxylase small subunit has product MVARSYAAPPTPWSKNLAEPQIDETAYVHSFSNVIGNVHISSNVLIAPGTSIRADEGTPFHIGAGTNVQDGVVIHGLEQGRVIGDDGKQYSVWIGKNTSITHMALIHGPAYVGDDCFIGFRSTVFNARVGNGCIVMMHVLIQDVEIPAGKYVPSGATITNQQQADRLPDVQQVDREFAHHVIGVNNALRSGYLCADDKACITPIRDELSQPQADGDKGVNGSASGIMGRRLNTEAVEQVRHLLSQGYKIGTEHVDQRRFRTGTWKSCTPLEPRSESEAIAALESCLAEHEGEYVRLFGIDPKRRQRVLETIIQRPNGQALIQSNGAARVSVPPASSSYRSSAASSGSYGGGSTGSYQLDSETVEQIRGLLAQGYQVGTEHVDRRRFRTGSWASCGTINSNQLSQVISAVEASLAEFSGEYVRLIGVDPRRRQRVLETIIQRPDGSVVSQSAGHSAGHSAGHSNYASTPSYGNGSSSNSGRVTSSKLGGDVVDQVRHLLASGHTIGSEHVDQRRFRTGSWQSCSPITTRNESEVVNALETCLANHPGEYVRLVGIDSKQKRRVLETIIQRP; this is encoded by the coding sequence ATGGTAGCCCGCAGCTATGCTGCCCCGCCTACCCCCTGGTCGAAAAATTTGGCAGAGCCACAGATTGACGAAACTGCATACGTACATTCCTTCTCCAACGTGATTGGGAACGTCCATATCAGTTCTAACGTCCTAATCGCGCCAGGAACTTCAATTCGCGCCGATGAAGGCACTCCTTTTCATATCGGTGCAGGCACGAACGTGCAGGATGGGGTAGTGATTCACGGACTGGAACAAGGTCGCGTGATCGGGGACGATGGCAAACAATATTCGGTATGGATCGGGAAAAATACTTCCATTACTCACATGGCGTTGATCCACGGACCGGCATACGTGGGAGACGATTGCTTCATCGGCTTTCGTTCCACCGTATTCAACGCCAGGGTTGGTAATGGGTGCATTGTCATGATGCACGTTCTGATCCAAGATGTAGAGATTCCGGCTGGGAAGTACGTACCTTCGGGAGCGACAATTACCAACCAACAGCAAGCCGATCGCTTACCCGACGTGCAACAAGTAGACCGAGAGTTTGCGCATCACGTCATTGGGGTCAATAACGCGCTGCGATCGGGTTATCTTTGTGCTGACGATAAGGCTTGCATCACCCCCATTCGCGACGAGCTGTCACAACCTCAAGCGGATGGGGATAAAGGCGTTAATGGGAGTGCTAGTGGAATCATGGGTAGAAGATTGAATACAGAAGCAGTGGAGCAAGTGCGACACCTATTGTCGCAAGGATACAAGATTGGCACAGAACACGTAGACCAGCGCCGTTTCCGCACTGGAACGTGGAAGAGTTGCACGCCACTCGAACCTCGCTCGGAGTCAGAGGCGATCGCGGCTTTAGAATCTTGTTTGGCAGAACATGAAGGCGAATACGTCCGCTTGTTTGGGATTGACCCCAAACGCAGGCAGCGAGTATTAGAAACAATTATTCAAAGACCTAACGGACAAGCCTTAATCCAAAGTAACGGCGCGGCGAGAGTTAGCGTACCACCAGCTAGCAGCAGCTACCGCAGTAGTGCGGCTAGCAGTGGCAGCTATGGCGGTGGCTCGACAGGCAGTTATCAACTGGATTCCGAGACCGTCGAGCAAATTCGCGGTTTGCTAGCACAAGGCTATCAAGTTGGGACGGAACATGTCGATCGCCGTCGCTTCCGCACCGGTTCTTGGGCTAGCTGCGGCACGATTAACTCTAACCAGTTATCTCAGGTCATTTCAGCCGTGGAAGCCAGTCTCGCTGAGTTTTCAGGGGAGTACGTGCGCTTGATCGGCGTTGACCCCAGACGCAGACAGCGGGTACTAGAAACCATTATTCAGCGTCCCGACGGATCAGTGGTTTCTCAGTCAGCAGGTCATTCAGCAGGTCATTCAGCAGGTCATTCTAACTACGCCTCTACTCCTTCATATGGTAATGGCAGTAGTTCCAATTCAGGTAGGGTAACGAGTTCTAAGCTGGGGGGCGATGTTGTAGACCAAGTACGCCACCTATTGGCATCTGGGCATACAATTGGCTCGGAACACGTAGACCAACGCCGTTTCCGCACTGGTTCTTGGCAGAGTTGTAGTCCGATTACTACCAGAAATGAGTCAGAGGTAGTAAACGCGCTGGAAACTTGCCTAGCTAACCACCCTGGTGAATACGTCCGGTTGGTCGGGATTGACTCCAAACAAAAACGACGGGTGCTGGAAACAATTATCCAACGTCCCTAG